In the Longimicrobium sp. genome, ACGCTCCCAACAACCTGTACGCGCCGGTGGAGTACGACGGCGGGGTGCGCGGCCTCTTCGGGGCGCAGGCCAGGCGCTGGAGTCCGTACCAGGCGCTCGAGGCCCATGCAGCGACGGCGGCACTGCTGGGGGCGGGAGCGCTGGCCGTGGCCGCGCTGGCGGGGCGCGGCGCCACGGGGCGCCGCCTGCGCCCGCTGCTGTCGACCGGCGCCGCGCTGCTGGCGGGGAAGAGCCTGCTTGTGCGCGCCGCGCGGGGATGACGGGCACCGGAGCGAGCCCGCGGGCGGCGGGAGTAGCTCGGCTGGTAGAGCGTTAGCCTCCAGGCGAAGGGTCGCGGGTTCGAGTCCCGTCTCCCGCTCCTGCGTAAGCCGGAGCCCCGCCGCGTTTGCGGCGGGGCCTCGGCTTTGGCGATAGGGAATCCACCGTCCTTTACCAGAGCGCGTCGGCGATCGCCCGCGCGATGGCGTCGGCCTGGCCGAGGCGGTCCGCCCCCTGCTTACCGTTGCTCAGCACGATCACGGTGAGCCGCCGCCGGGGAAAGCGGTTCACGATGGAGCTGAACCCGGCGATCGCCCCGCCGTGGGTGACGAGCGGCTCGCCCCCGTAGCTGCTCAGGAACCAGCCCAGGCCGTAGCCCGACCCGGGCGCCTCGCCGAACTCGAACCGCGCCTCTTCGCCCGACGCCAGCCGCGCGGGCGCGAGCATCGCCCGCCAGCTCTCCGGCGCGAGCAGCCGCTTCCGCTCCAGCGCCGCCGCCCAGGCGGCGAGGTCCAGCACGCTCGCCTCGATCCCGCTGTTCCCCCACCCGCTGAAGACGTGCGGCGCCCGCTCCAGCCGTCCCTCCACGCGGTCGTAGCCCACGGCGTGCCGGGCGTCGCCGGTCGCGGCGACGCGGTAGCCGGCGCTCTGCATCCCGAGCGGGCGGAAGATCCGCCGGCCGAAGAAGGCCCCCAGGTCCTCGCCGCTCGCGCTCTCCACGATGCCGGCCAGCAGCGTGTATCCCGCGTTGGCGTACTGCCAGCGGGCGCCCGGAGCGAACGAGACGGGCTGCTCGTCCAGGCGGCGGCGAAACTCCTCCGGCGTGATCTCGTCGACGTTGGCGCGGCGCACGTCCGGGTAGACGCCGCTGGTGTGCGTGAGCAGCTGCCGGGGCGTGATCGCCGCGTACTTGGCGGGGAGCCACGGCAGGTACCGCGCGGCGGGTGCGTCGAGGTCCACCTTCCCCTCCTCGGCCAGCATCAGGACCGCGGTGGCCGTGAACGGCTTGGTGGTGGACGCGAGTTGGAAGATCGTCTCGGGGGTGACGGGGACGTTCCGCTCCCGGTCCGCCAGCCCGTAGCCGCGGACGAAGACGAGCGTGTCGCCGCGCAGGACCGCGACGGCAGCCCCGGGAACGTCGCGCTGCCGCAGGGTGGCGCGCACCACCGTGTCCAGCCGCTCCAGCCCCGCATCGAGCCGCCGCGGGAAGGGCGCCTGCGCCGATTCCGCGGATTGGGTTGCGGCCGGGCCGCACGCGGCGGCGCCCAGACACACCAGCGACGCGGCCGCGGCCCACTGCGCGGTGGATCGATGGAAGCCTGTCCCGATCGTCATGGGTCTCCTTGGGATCTCGTCCGGGAGCCGTACCGGCAATCTAGACACGGGGCACCGTGTAAGTCCAATATCATGAAGCCACGATTTCCAGTAATTTCCGGATATGGATCGGCGAATCGACCTGGCTCTCCTCCGGCAGTTCGCGGCCGTGGCGGACGAGCTCCACTTCGGCCGCGCCGCCGCCCGGCTCGGGATCGCCCAGCCGCCGCTGAGCCAGCGCATCCGCCGCCTGGAGGAGCTGCTCGGCTTTCCCGTCTTCGCGCGCACGAGCCGCCGCGTGGAGCTCACGCCGGCGGGCGCGCACCTGCACGCGGCGGTGACGCGGATCCTGGCGGAGCTGGACCGGGAGGTCGACTCGGCCGCGGCGGTCGCGCGAGGAGAGCTCGGCTCGCTCTCGGTCGGCTACGTCATACTCGGGGCGCTTCCCCTGCTCCCGCGGCTCGTGCGCCGCTTCCGGGCCGCGCGGCCCGGCGTGAGGCTGCACCTGCGGGAGATGTCCAGCGCGCCGCTGGCGCAGGCGCTGCGCGAGGGCTCCGTCGACGTCGGGCTGCTCTCGGAGTCGGACACCGGGCCGGAGCTGCGCTGCTGGCGCAGCTGGAGCCAGCGGCTGGTGGCCCTGCTCGCCTCCACGCACCCGCGCGCCGCAGAGCGCTCCCTGGCGCTGACCGACCTGGCGCGCGAGCCGTTCGTCACCTTCCCGCGGGCGCAGGCGCCCGAGCTGTACGACCGGATCGCCGCCGCCTGCCACGCCGCGGGGTTCGCGCCCCGGGTGGCGCAGGAGGCGCAGTCGTGGCACATGATCGCGGAGCTGGTCGGCGCCGGGGTAGGGGTGGCGATCGTGCCCGTGAGCGTAAGCCGCTTTCGCGTCGCCGGGGTTCGAATCGTGCGCCTGCGGCCGCCGCTCGTGGCTGCCCGGGTCTCGCTGTGCACACGGGATGCGGAGCTGCCGCCGGCGGTCCGGGCGTTCGTCGACCTGGCGCGGGAGAAGGCCGGATGAGGCGGGCGCGGCCTGCCAGGGCTGCCCGTCACGGAGCCGTGCCGTGCCGGGCGCAGGTTTCGCCTCCACCGGCTGCGGGGGCGCAATTCCCGCCCAGACTCTCGCGGGGCCAAGGCTGATCCGGAGCGTCCCCCCTCCGGCGGCGAACGACGGTTCGGTCGGCTGTGGCCGCGAAAATGCTGCGCAGCCAGCCGTTCGGGTATCTGCAGCGAACCGGAGGCGTGGTGCGATTAGCCGATTTCATCGTGGCGAACCGCGAGCCGATCCTGGCGGAGTGGGAGGCGTTCGCGCGGACGTGCGCACCGGCCGGCGGCGCGATGGACATCGTGGCGCTGCGCGATCATGCCAGCGAGATGCTCACGGCGATCGCCGCGGACCTCGAGACCCCGCAGACGCGCGACGAGCAGTCCGAGAAAGCGAAGGGGAATGCACCGGACGACGCTGCCGGTGCGGCGACGGCGGCCGAGGAACACGGGGCCGGCCGGGCTGAAAGCGGTTTCAGCGTCGAGCAGATGGTCGCCGAGTACCGCGCCCTCAGGGCCAGCGTGATCCGGCTCTGGACGGAAGCGCAGCGAGAGGTCGCACCCACCGACCTCGCCGACCTGACGCGGTTCAACGAGGCCGTCGACCAATCGCTGGCCGAGTCGATTTCGCGGTATACGCAGGACCTGGATCATTCGAAGGAGATGTTCCTCGCGATCCTGGGGCACGACCTGCGCACGCCGCTGGGGGCGATCCTCACGTCGGCGAGGTTCATGCTCGAGACGCAGGAGCTGAAAGAGCCCCACCTGACGCTCACGTCCCGCATCGTCAGCAGCTCCACCCGCATGAACCACATGGTCGGCGACCTCCTGGACTTCACCCGGAGCCGTCTCGGGGGGGGCATCCCGATCGTGCGTGCCGACACGAGCATGGGAAAGGTCGTGCACGACGTCGTCGACGAGATCGCGGCGGCCCATCCGCTGCGGACGCTCCGGGTCGAGGCGCGCGGCGAGCAGCGGGGTGAGTGGGACGCGGCGCGGATCACCCAGGCCCTGACCAACCTGGTCGGCAACGCGCTGGAGCATGGCTCGGATGGGACGATCGTCTCGGTCGACGTCGGTGGAGACGAAGAGGAAGTCACGATCGCGATCCACAACCGCGGCCCCGCGATCCCGGCCGACCGGCTGGACGGGATCTTCAACGCGATGAAGGCCAGGGAGACGACGGGGAACACCGCGGCCAGCGGACCGTCCGGGAACCTCGGCCTGGGACTCTACATCGCCGAGCGGATCGTGAACGCGCACAACGGGAGGATCGAGGTGGAATCTTCGGAAGAGCGCGGCACCACCTTCACGGTTCGTCTGCCGCGCCGCCCCTGAGGGGGGTACGGCTCTCCCGCGCGTCCCCTCCCCACGCCCGGCGCGCTCCCTCGCGAAGGAGAGGACGGCGTGCCCGGGGAGTGCCGGAGGTACTTCCACGCGCAGCCGCCGGAACCTGCGTCGTCCGCGCGACCCGTTCCCGGGAGGAAGCATGGAGGAACCGCCGTCCTTCACCGGAGCGATCCGCACGCTCGCGAGCGGGCTGCGCGAGGATGCCCACTCGCATACCCACCTGAACCGCGCCGCGGCCCGGATCGATCACCTGGGCCGGCGACTGCACGGGCTCGGCCTGCTTCGCGACCGCGAGATCGCCGACTGCTTCACCGCGGCGCTCCGCGAGCTGGAGGCCTGTCACGGGATTCCGGAGGAGGAGCGCGGGGAGGCGGTGCGGCGAGCCGCCTGCCGCTTGGACGCCGCGGCGGCTCTTGCCCGGGAGGGAGTTCCGACGAGCGCGCCCTGAGTGCGGGCGTCGCACCGGGAAGCTTCCCGCCCGGCGGACGCGGGCAGCCTGCACGATCCTGGCGGTGAAGCGGCGCGGCGGCCGCGATCGCCCTCCGGCTCGCCGGACGAGCGCGGCCCGCAGACTCCCGCAACGGGGCTACCGGTTCTCCAGGGCGATGCTGGACAGCATGTTCTGCACGCCCCTGCACTCGGCCAGCGCGTGCTCCAGCGCATCGTAGACTTCCTTCCAGCGCAGCACTTCCATGGCGTCCGGCGCACCTGAGAACAGGGTGCTGGAGGCCCGGTCGTAGATGGCGATCCCCTCCTCGCACAGACGCTCCATCTCGGAGCGCTTCTCCACCAGCACCGCCGGGCGCTTGAGCTGGACCACGGACTCCTCGATGCAGCGGGTGGCGCGCACCAGCAGGTGCGCGAGCGCCCGCGCCGCCTCCCGCGTGCGGGTCAGGTGAAGGTCCTGCACGCGCCGGGCGGTGTCGTGCAGCAGGCTCACCAGGCCTCCCAGCCCCGACGCCACCTGGTGGACGTCCTCGCGGTCCAGCGGCGTGACCGTCACGCCGTCGATCGCGGCGACCAGCTCCTGCCGGGCATCGGCGGATACGCGCTCCACCTCCGTCATTTCGTCCAGGAGCCGGGTGAACGGGTGCGGCTCCGCCAGGATCTCGTGCAGGATCCGCGCGGCTTCGGAAGCGCCGCGGGCGAGGTCGGCGAACGCCCGGTAGAAGTGCCGGGAAGGGGTATGGTGAGGCACGGAGCACCGGGTGCGGGTGGAAGGCACCGGACGCGGAATCCAGCGTGTCGCGTCGGCCGAAGGCCGATCGGCCGTCTCCTCCACGGGAGCCGGCGGCGCCGCGCGGACGGCCGTGCTCGTGCACGGTCCGCGCCATCCCGGTGCAGTCTCGCGGCGCGCCGTCAACGGGAACGGCGTCGGGTCGCGATGCGGCGGTGCTCGCCGCATACCGCGCGTCCCGCCGGCAGCGCAGGCGTTCGTCGACCTGGCGCGCGAGAAGGCCGGGTGAGGCGGGCGCGGCCTTCCGAAGCGAGCCGAAGCCCCGCCGCGAGCCGCGGCGGGGCTCCCCGGTGCCGTCATACGACCCCGATACCGGATCCAGAAAACATCGGGCCTCACGCAGAGCAAGCAGAGAACCCCTTCTGTTGACTCTGCTTACTCTGCGTGAGAAAAGTCTTTTCGCCGGCCCGCCGTCAGCCTTCGATCGTGAACGTCGACTGCGCGTAGCCGACGTTGGATTCCGCCTGCTGCACGGCGTAGACGGCGACCGTGGACTCGCCCGGGGGCGGCAGGGGGAACGACGCCGTGAACGTGTTCGTGCCCTGGAACGTCATCGTCTGCGTGGCCGGAGAGCCGGACGGAGGCGTCAGCACCGCGACGACCTGGAACTCCGGCGCGGGCCAGTAGGGCTCGGGGCCCCCGGAAGGCGGCGGCCAGGTGGGCGTGGTGACCGGGCACCCGCACATCATGGTGACCGTCGCCGTGACGCCGACCTCCGCGCCGACGGTGGGCGCCACCGACACGTTCAGCCCCGGGATGCTGAGCAGCAGTCCCGGCTCGCTGGTGAGCTGCATCCCGGGGACCACCCACATCATCACCGAAGCGGTGACCGGGCTGCTCGTGTCGTACAGCGCCGTCGCGCGGAACTCGAGCAGCGCCGGCTCGGCGAGCGGGAACGTGGCGGTCACGCCCGCGGTCGCCGCGTCGGGCAGGAGCCAGTACCCGCCCGCGGGGGGGCCGGACGGAGTCGGCTGCACGGCGATCACGTCCCGCGAGGCGGCCGCGGCGAACGGATCTCCGGCCTTGCTATCGACGACCCCCGAATCGCCGGCTGCCTGGACGGGCCCGAAGAGGACCTCGCTCCCGTTCAGGACGGACACCAGCGAGTACCGCACGCCGGGCCCGAGGAACTTCCCGCCGCGCGCCTGGACGCGGATGAGCACGCTGGTCTGCTGGGGCTCGCCCATCCCGGCCTCCTCCCGTTCTGGTGTGATCACGTCCCCACGCGAGAACCTCAACGTAGCGCCGGGCCCGGGCGAAGGAATAGCCCCGGTTCGCCATCGCCCGCCGTGGGGAGCGGGGCCGCTCCGTGGACGCGCCCCGGTGACTCCGGTGCCGAGGGCTTTCCCCGTCGCCCCTCTCAATAAAACAGTGAAGCTGCAATCGTGGGCTGCACTATTTCTGTGAAGGCCTCCTGTCCTGCCGTGGCGCATGGCACGCCGGCTTCCGGGCCGCCGCGCCGTCTCGCTGAAAATCCAAGCATCTGCGATCCAACAGCTTAGGATGCCCATGGTCCTCGCCGGAGTGACGTGCCGGAGGGCGGATGGGGGCTGTGATCCGACGGGCGTGCCGGTTGCCTTGAGCGGCGGCGGATTTCTTCCCGGGCGCAGTCGGGTCCGGGCCGAGCCAGCGGAAACCCGAAGGTAGCTGGACAACTCCATCTCACCCACAGTCCGTGGAGGAGGACCTCATGCGTCGTTTCATGCTCCCGCTGTTGCTGGTCGCCGCCGCCGCCTGCGACCGCGCGTCGGACCCGACGGAAGCCGGGCCGCTGGCGTCCGGGCCGGCGTTCTCGGAGGCGATCTCCCAGGTGTCGCAGGACCCGACGCCCGACCAGCTGGCCGTGGCCCGCGCGGTGCCCGGGTTCGGCGGGTACTTCATCGACGAGACCGGCGCGCCCACGGTGTGGCTCACCGACCCCAGCCAGCGCCCGGCGGCCGAGGCCGCGCTGGCCGGCTTCCTGACCAGCTTCGGGTGGACGGCGAGCGACCTGAAGGTGCGCCAGGCGGACTACGACTACGTGCAGCTCGACTCCTGGTACCGCGTGGCGTGGCCGAAGGCGCTGGCGCTCCCCGGCGCGGTGTCGAGCGACCTGGACGAGGGGAAGAACCGGCTGCGCTTCGGCGGGGTGGACGCGGCGGCGCTGGCGAGCATCGCGCAGACGCTCACCGACCTGGGCGTCCCCAGCTCGGCCACGGTGCTGCAGCTGCGCGCGCCGGTGGTGCGGGCCGCCTCCCTGCGTGACCGCATCCGCCCGGCGCACGGCGGGCTGCAGATCAACTTCTTCCCGCTCCCGGCCAGCCCGCTGACGCTGGTGTGCACCATCGGCTTCAACGCGCTGCGCGGCACCGAGCAGTCGTTCATCACCAACTCGCACTGCAGCAACGTGCAGGGCGGCGTCGACACGCCCACCGACTACTACCAGGCCGAGCGCGGCCTGATCGCCAACCCCGCCAACTACATCGCCCGCGAGGCGGACGATCCGGTCTACACGGCGAGCGCCGAGTGCCCGCTGGGCCGCCAGTGCCGCTACAGCGACGCCTCCCGCGCCAGGTACTCCGTGGGCCTGGAGTTCAGCATGGGGCGCATCGCCCGCACGGCGACGCTGAACACGGCCCAGCTGGAGGACGACCCGGGGATGCTGACCATCGACGCGGTGAACCCGCAGTACCGCCTGGTGGCCGAGCAGGCGCTGCCGATCCAGGGGCAGACGCTGAACAAGGTGGGCCGCACCACGGGGTGGACGCAGGGGACGGTGGCCTCCACCTGCGAGAACGTGAGCGTGACCGACTCGCAGATCACGCAGCTCTGCCAGAGCCTGGTGAGCGCGTTCGTGGCGGGCGGGGACAGCGGCTCGCCGGTGTTCGGGCTGCACACCGACGGGACGGCGTTCCTGGCCGGGATTCTGTGGGGGAGCTCGACGGACCTGGTGACGGGCGAGGTGCAGTTCATCTTCAGCCCGCTGCAGAGCATCGAGCGCGAGCTGGGCGAGCTGACCACCACCGACCCGATCACCACCTGCACCACCAAGAAGTGCGCGAAGAAGGTGCGTTGAGCGTGACGCTCGATTAGCGGCTCGTCCCGCTGAAGCGCCGAGCTCCCGGACGCGGACCGCGTCCGGGGGCTCGGCCTTTCCATTCCGCGGATCGAAAAGCCTCACACCGAGTCAACGGAGGTAACGGAGGAGCCCCCCTGCAACGCCCTCCATCAGCTCCGTTTCCTCCGTGTGAGACATGCGGTTCCGGATCTCGACGCGCCGGGCTACTGGCCCGGGCGGCGGGCGTGGGGGCCGCTGGTCTGGGAGGCGAGCGCGGCGGAGGCGAGGAGGAGCGCGGCGGAGAGGCGAAGGAGGCGCATGACAGCTCCTTCCGGCGGTGGGAGGTGGATCTGCGGTCCGCAGGAACAACGCGCGACGGGGTGGAAACGGACGAGGGAGCTTTCTTGAGAACATCTCCTTTAGCCGTATAGAATAGTACCATGGCGATCATCAACGTAAGCTCGACTCGACAACGCTCATCAAGAGTATTGCATCACCATGGAGTTTTATTGACCATCGTTTTCTGGAGCGGTATTATCTCAGGCGTGCTCCCAACGTTCTTTCTCCGCTTCAGTGAGGGCTCCATGGGCGATCGAAGTGCCATCGAGTGGACCGACGCGACTTGGAACCCGGTCACCGGCTGTACGAAGGTTAGCGCAGGGTGCGACAACTGTTATGCCCACACTCTTGCCCACACACGCCTGGCTGAGGTTTACCTCCGAGAGCTACCCGTTGTCCGAAGCGAGAAGAACATTGCAGATCCTTTCTCCGTACGCATTTGGCCAGACCGACTTAGTGAACCCGGGAAGTGGAAAAATCCGCGCATGGTATTCGTAAATTCTATGTCCGACCTCTTCCACGTAGACGTTCCTGAAACATTCGTTCGCGATATTTTCACAGTAATGCTCAAGGTTAAGCGGCATACCTACCAGGTCCTCACGAAACGTCCGTCACGCGCGGCGAGATTTTTCATACGCAACCGCGACCTGTTCTCCACAGGGGAAATTCCCAGACACATCTGGATGGGAACCAGCGTGGAAAATCAGAATGCTGTGTACCGGATTGACCAGATCCAGAAGGTGCCGGCGACAGTCCGTTTTCTTTCGTGTGAGCCGTTACTCGGTCCGTTGCAACTGGACCTCGCTGGAATTGACTGGGTGATTGTTGGCGGTGAGAGCGGGATTGGATACCGCCCGATGAATCCTGAATGGGTGCTCGGGATCAAGGAACAGTGTGAGGCAGCCGGCGTTGCGTTTTTCTTCAAGCAATGGGGGGGACGGACACCGAAAGCGGGCGGGAGAATGCTCAATGGACGTACCTGGGACGAGATGCCGGTGCGGGATGAAACCCCGGATCTGCTTGCGTTTGCTTAAGGATCGAAGAGAGACCGCTGCTCCGTGGAACTTCCGATGGCCTTCCGCCAGAAGTCGTACCCGCGGGGGTGCTTGCTATAGAACGCGAGGTAGTAGAGCGACTGGTTCGTTCCCTCGTTGCGTGTAACCTGCTGGAAGTCCCTTTCCTCCGGTCGCTCGTACCCGATCTTCACCATTGATGCGGTGAACTCGTCCGCGAGGAAGCGAGGAAAGGGAACTCCCTTTGACTTCACATTGTCCCACTCAGGGCGCCAGTTAGGATTTCCTAAAAGGCGGTCGATCTTGTCATTCTTCGGATCTTCATAATGTGGCACGTTCCGTTGCCCGTCCATGTTGACAGCCAAGAGGATCAGAAGATCCATCTTTCGTCCATCGGCAATCTGCCGAATGGTGTGAAAGCGGAACCTGAGGTCGAATGGGTCCGCAAAGCAGAAGGTGAGGGCACGCTCCGCGGGCAGAAGTTCGCGAAGTCGAGGTGCCAACCGATACGCATCCCCCTGCAAGATCGTGACGTCAGCGTCGGGTGCCGTCCGTTGCACCCGCTCAGTTAGTCCTACGATGTTCTTTTCATTTTGATCACAGAAGATGTATTTGTCGAAGCGGTCCCTGACGGAGAGCGCGAGGAGAGGTGAACCGAGTACCCATTCCCTCGAGTTTTTCAAGATAGCCTTTCCCGCTCCGGCGTAGAGGTCCAGGTACACGCGCGTGTCGTGCTTCGACTTCATGCCGGTGGTGAAAATCACGAGATAATTCCAGAGTCGCATATACTTCTGCAACCCCCAATCTCCAACCTCAGGTGCGGGCAGGTCGTCGGCCTCGGCGTGTGGCAGCTTGTTGTAAATTTGCATTGAGGAGAGGATCGATCACAACGAGAGTGCCGTGGGTCTAATAGCCCAGAGTGAGAAACTCAGAAGGAACGTGACGTTTGGAACGATAATTTATGTGCAGCTTGTGAGCAAGCGAGGCCAAGCAGCCGTTCGGGTGGCTGGCGGTCCTCCTGGCGTGGTTGTGGACTGAGCATTGCCTGGCGGGCCGCCGCTGGCGCACACAGTCCGTCTCTGCGTGGGCGGTATGCCTAATCATATCAGTAGTCTTCATTCTTTGGG is a window encoding:
- a CDS encoding phage Gp37/Gp68 family protein — protein: MGDRSAIEWTDATWNPVTGCTKVSAGCDNCYAHTLAHTRLAEVYLRELPVVRSEKNIADPFSVRIWPDRLSEPGKWKNPRMVFVNSMSDLFHVDVPETFVRDIFTVMLKVKRHTYQVLTKRPSRAARFFIRNRDLFSTGEIPRHIWMGTSVENQNAVYRIDQIQKVPATVRFLSCEPLLGPLQLDLAGIDWVIVGGESGIGYRPMNPEWVLGIKEQCEAAGVAFFFKQWGGRTPKAGGRMLNGRTWDEMPVRDETPDLLAFA
- a CDS encoding sensor histidine kinase produces the protein MLRSQPFGYLQRTGGVVRLADFIVANREPILAEWEAFARTCAPAGGAMDIVALRDHASEMLTAIAADLETPQTRDEQSEKAKGNAPDDAAGAATAAEEHGAGRAESGFSVEQMVAEYRALRASVIRLWTEAQREVAPTDLADLTRFNEAVDQSLAESISRYTQDLDHSKEMFLAILGHDLRTPLGAILTSARFMLETQELKEPHLTLTSRIVSSSTRMNHMVGDLLDFTRSRLGGGIPIVRADTSMGKVVHDVVDEIAAAHPLRTLRVEARGEQRGEWDAARITQALTNLVGNALEHGSDGTIVSVDVGGDEEEVTIAIHNRGPAIPADRLDGIFNAMKARETTGNTAASGPSGNLGLGLYIAERIVNAHNGRIEVESSEERGTTFTVRLPRRP
- a CDS encoding LysR family transcriptional regulator; the protein is MDRRIDLALLRQFAAVADELHFGRAAARLGIAQPPLSQRIRRLEELLGFPVFARTSRRVELTPAGAHLHAAVTRILAELDREVDSAAAVARGELGSLSVGYVILGALPLLPRLVRRFRAARPGVRLHLREMSSAPLAQALREGSVDVGLLSESDTGPELRCWRSWSQRLVALLASTHPRAAERSLALTDLAREPFVTFPRAQAPELYDRIAAACHAAGFAPRVAQEAQSWHMIAELVGAGVGVAIVPVSVSRFRVAGVRIVRLRPPLVAARVSLCTRDAELPPAVRAFVDLAREKAG
- a CDS encoding serine hydrolase domain-containing protein; the encoded protein is MTIGTGFHRSTAQWAAAASLVCLGAAACGPAATQSAESAQAPFPRRLDAGLERLDTVVRATLRQRDVPGAAVAVLRGDTLVFVRGYGLADRERNVPVTPETIFQLASTTKPFTATAVLMLAEEGKVDLDAPAARYLPWLPAKYAAITPRQLLTHTSGVYPDVRRANVDEITPEEFRRRLDEQPVSFAPGARWQYANAGYTLLAGIVESASGEDLGAFFGRRIFRPLGMQSAGYRVAATGDARHAVGYDRVEGRLERAPHVFSGWGNSGIEASVLDLAAWAAALERKRLLAPESWRAMLAPARLASGEEARFEFGEAPGSGYGLGWFLSSYGGEPLVTHGGAIAGFSSIVNRFPRRRLTVIVLSNGKQGADRLGQADAIARAIADALW
- the tcmP gene encoding three-Cys-motif partner protein TcmP, giving the protein MQIYNKLPHAEADDLPAPEVGDWGLQKYMRLWNYLVIFTTGMKSKHDTRVYLDLYAGAGKAILKNSREWVLGSPLLALSVRDRFDKYIFCDQNEKNIVGLTERVQRTAPDADVTILQGDAYRLAPRLRELLPAERALTFCFADPFDLRFRFHTIRQIADGRKMDLLILLAVNMDGQRNVPHYEDPKNDKIDRLLGNPNWRPEWDNVKSKGVPFPRFLADEFTASMVKIGYERPEERDFQQVTRNEGTNQSLYYLAFYSKHPRGYDFWRKAIGSSTEQRSLFDP